The Neobacillus sp. OS1-2 genome includes a window with the following:
- a CDS encoding DUF4912 domain-containing protein produces MIEEALPEQLPLKGELKAKLVTPRKIILFWDVSELPIRITELFFNRRFEDLLHVVRIYDVTDMYFTGKNAHYYHEITVPFENGHWFIKGLMENRSFIAEIGVYIKGTEFFPLYRSNCIHTPSPEIPKGHVSQQDYLQFKRYEEQPPKWMDQVSTYSYYLKSNSLEGENE; encoded by the coding sequence ATGATTGAAGAAGCGTTACCGGAACAATTGCCACTAAAGGGTGAACTGAAAGCAAAGCTTGTTACCCCTCGTAAAATCATCCTTTTCTGGGATGTTTCCGAATTACCAATAAGGATTACTGAGTTATTTTTTAACCGAAGGTTTGAAGACCTTTTGCATGTTGTAAGAATATATGATGTAACAGATATGTATTTTACTGGGAAAAATGCTCATTATTATCATGAAATAACGGTTCCTTTTGAAAATGGGCATTGGTTTATTAAAGGATTGATGGAAAATCGCAGCTTTATTGCGGAAATTGGTGTTTATATTAAAGGTACTGAATTTTTTCCACTTTATCGCTCTAATTGTATTCATACACCGTCACCAGAAATACCAAAAGGTCATGTATCGCAACAGGATTACTTACAATTTAAACGGTATGAAGAACAGCCCCCAAAATGGATGGATCAGGTAAGTACATACAGCTATTACCTGAAATCAAACAGCCTGGAGGGGGAAAATGAATAG
- a CDS encoding MFS transporter, translating to MAKKFRILGDVELTKDLSLLLIIGGLYSLSVALSNTFVNIYLWKQTGKYSDIALYNLSIVVLQPLTFILAGRWAKKIDRVIVLRIGVIFLAIFYLAVLISGTRASTYLLLLGSLLGIGYGFYWLAYNVLTFEITEPETRDFFNGFLGILTSGGGMIGPLAAGIIITRFEKFTGYTFVFGLSLALFALAIFLSFSLKRRPASGKYCFKRIIAERKRNENWRLITNAHFFQGLREGTFLFVISVFVYISTGSEMALGTFGLINSGISFVAYYFASRMIKKEYRKKAILIGGIILYAAVLLIVWDINFVKLLIYAAMIAVAYPLLLVPYHSTTYDVIGRGWKAAEMRIEYIVVREIFLNLGRIVSILAFLASVTWFNEAKSIPILLLFIGAGHSIIYFFIKRVQLPEIKMR from the coding sequence ATGGCAAAAAAATTTAGGATTTTAGGTGATGTAGAATTAACCAAAGATTTATCACTTTTACTGATTATTGGTGGTTTGTATTCATTGAGTGTTGCCTTATCGAACACATTTGTGAATATTTATCTTTGGAAACAAACGGGAAAGTATTCGGATATTGCCCTATATAACCTGTCGATTGTTGTTTTGCAGCCGTTAACGTTTATCCTTGCGGGGCGTTGGGCAAAGAAAATCGATCGGGTTATAGTCCTTCGAATCGGAGTTATATTTTTGGCAATCTTTTATCTAGCGGTATTAATTTCGGGGACTAGAGCTTCCACGTATCTACTATTATTAGGGAGCCTGCTTGGAATTGGGTATGGGTTTTATTGGCTCGCCTATAATGTGTTAACCTTTGAAATCACCGAACCTGAGACGAGAGACTTTTTCAATGGATTCTTAGGGATTTTAACCTCCGGTGGTGGAATGATAGGGCCATTAGCAGCTGGCATTATTATCACCAGATTTGAAAAGTTCACCGGATATACATTTGTGTTTGGCCTCTCGTTAGCATTATTTGCACTTGCCATTTTTTTGAGCTTTTCACTAAAACGAAGACCGGCTTCAGGAAAATACTGCTTTAAGCGGATCATTGCAGAGAGAAAACGGAATGAAAATTGGCGTCTCATTACCAATGCCCACTTTTTCCAGGGACTTAGAGAAGGGACGTTTTTATTTGTTATCTCTGTTTTTGTTTATATTTCGACGGGAAGTGAAATGGCATTAGGAACATTTGGGTTAATTAATTCAGGGATATCCTTTGTTGCTTATTATTTTGCGTCGCGGATGATAAAAAAAGAGTATCGAAAAAAAGCCATTCTGATTGGCGGCATCATCCTTTATGCAGCAGTCTTGCTAATCGTTTGGGATATTAATTTTGTGAAATTGTTAATTTACGCAGCGATGATTGCGGTTGCTTATCCACTATTGCTTGTCCCATATCACTCAACGACCTATGATGTAATTGGCCGCGGTTGGAAAGCGGCGGAAATGCGAATTGAGTATATCGTGGTTCGAGAGATCTTCTTAAATTTAGGGCGTATCGTATCCATCCTTGCTTTTCTTGCTTCGGTCACCTGGTTTAATGAAGCGAAAAGTATTCCGATTTTACTGTTGTTTATTGGGGCCGGACATTCGATCATTTATTTTTTTATAAAACGAGTTCAACTACCAGAAATAAAAATGCGATGA
- a CDS encoding phosphate ABC transporter substrate-binding protein yields MKSLKKFSLLTLLAALMVFAAACGGGASTDKTEGTDTKTNGQKNKELSGSLSVSGSSAMQPLIAAAAEEFMNENPNVDIQVQAGGSGTGLSQVAEGSVQIGNSDVFAEEKEGIPADKLVDHKVAVVGMTAAVNPKVGIKDIKKEDLMKVFTGKITNWKELGGKDQKIVLVNRPDSSGTRAIFNKFALDGATPAEGITEDSSNTVKKIINETDGAVGYLAFSYFTDNSVTPLSIDGVKPTAENVQSGDFPVWAYQHSYTKGEAEGLAKAFLVYLMSNDIQTSLLKEQGYLPVTKMKVERDAEGNQKDL; encoded by the coding sequence ATGAAAAGTTTGAAAAAATTTAGCCTACTTACATTATTGGCAGCACTAATGGTATTCGCGGCGGCTTGTGGAGGCGGAGCCTCTACAGACAAGACGGAAGGAACAGATACAAAAACAAACGGTCAGAAAAATAAAGAACTGTCCGGTTCATTGAGCGTTTCCGGTTCATCCGCGATGCAGCCTTTGATTGCCGCGGCAGCTGAGGAATTTATGAATGAAAATCCAAATGTTGATATACAAGTACAAGCCGGTGGTTCCGGTACAGGCTTATCACAAGTTGCTGAAGGGTCTGTACAAATTGGTAACTCAGACGTATTTGCTGAAGAAAAAGAGGGTATCCCAGCGGACAAGCTAGTCGATCATAAAGTAGCGGTTGTAGGTATGACGGCTGCAGTTAATCCAAAAGTTGGCATTAAAGATATTAAAAAAGAAGATTTAATGAAAGTATTCACTGGCAAAATTACAAACTGGAAAGAACTTGGCGGTAAGGATCAAAAGATCGTTCTTGTAAACCGTCCAGATTCATCTGGAACACGTGCCATATTTAATAAGTTTGCCCTTGATGGTGCAACACCAGCTGAAGGAATTACGGAGGATTCTTCAAACACAGTTAAGAAAATCATTAACGAAACAGATGGAGCAGTTGGTTACCTAGCATTCTCGTACTTTACCGATAATTCTGTTACACCACTATCCATTGATGGTGTCAAACCAACAGCTGAAAATGTACAATCCGGTGATTTTCCAGTTTGGGCGTACCAGCATTCTTATACAAAAGGTGAAGCTGAAGGCCTAGCAAAAGCATTCCTTGTCTACTTAATGTCGAATGATATCCAAACTAGTCTATTAAAAGAACAAGGATATCTTCCTGTTACAAAAATGAAAGTAGAACGGGATGCCGAAGGAAATCAAAAAGATTTATAA
- the pstA gene encoding phosphate ABC transporter permease PstA has translation MKSKTADRIATGVFVAIAIIIISILVGLFSYILVNGFKHISWEFLTTPSSNIRAGGGIRDQLFNSFYILLITMIIAIPLGVGGGIYMAEYAKPGKITDIIRSCIEVLASLPSIVIGMFGLLMFVNITGWGYTIIGGALALTVFNLPVIVRVSEDSIRNVPRDLKEASLALGITHWHTIKTVLLPSAFPSILTGIILAAGRVFGEAAALLFTAGLSTPRLDYANWNPFSDQSPLNIFRPAETLAVHIWSVNTQGLIPDVEAVSNGSAAVLVISVLLFNLLARWIGRIITKKMTAN, from the coding sequence ATGAAAAGTAAAACAGCTGACCGAATTGCAACCGGAGTATTTGTTGCTATTGCTATTATCATCATTTCAATTCTTGTTGGATTGTTCTCCTATATTTTGGTCAATGGATTTAAACACATTTCGTGGGAGTTTTTAACAACGCCTTCAAGCAATATTCGTGCGGGTGGAGGGATCCGTGACCAATTATTTAATTCATTTTATATTTTACTTATTACGATGATTATCGCTATTCCCCTTGGGGTTGGTGGCGGAATCTATATGGCGGAGTATGCGAAGCCAGGAAAAATAACGGATATCATTCGCTCTTGTATTGAAGTTTTAGCATCACTTCCTTCAATCGTAATAGGGATGTTCGGATTGTTGATGTTTGTTAATATAACTGGTTGGGGATATACGATTATAGGGGGTGCCTTAGCACTTACCGTCTTTAATTTACCTGTTATCGTGCGTGTAAGTGAGGACTCCATACGTAATGTTCCTCGTGATTTGAAAGAAGCCAGCCTTGCCTTAGGTATTACTCATTGGCATACAATAAAAACGGTACTATTACCTAGTGCTTTTCCATCGATATTAACGGGGATTATTCTTGCAGCCGGCCGTGTATTTGGCGAGGCAGCAGCATTATTATTTACAGCAGGTCTTTCAACTCCAAGACTTGATTATGCAAATTGGAATCCATTTTCAGATCAATCTCCATTAAATATATTTCGTCCGGCTGAAACGCTCGCTGTACACATTTGGTCTGTTAATACACAAGGGTTAATTCCTGACGTTGAAGCGGTATCAAATGGTTCGGCAGCTGTGCTAGTCATTTCGGTCTTACTATTTAACCTGTTAGCAAGATGGATTGGACGTATTATAACAAAGAAAATGACTGCGAATTAG
- the pstC gene encoding phosphate ABC transporter permease subunit PstC, giving the protein MRGKVLVILCAVIMISATISITIFLGSKGLQSFIKNGVSLIEFITSTHWNPTNKANPEYGALPFIFGSFAVTLLSALVAAPLGIGGAIFMTEIAPSWGRKILQPVIELLVGIPSVVYGFIGLTVLVPFIREHVGGLGFSLLSGTIVLSIMILPTITTIATDAMSSLPKSLREGSYALGATRWQTIRKVLIPAALPSLMTAIVLGMSRAFGEALAVQMVIGNVRNLPSSILDASATLTTIITLNMGHTTYGSVENNTLWSMGFILLVMSFAFILLIRYLSSRRKL; this is encoded by the coding sequence ATGCGCGGGAAAGTTCTTGTCATATTGTGTGCGGTGATCATGATATCTGCGACCATTTCTATTACCATTTTTCTAGGCTCAAAAGGATTACAATCATTTATAAAAAATGGTGTAAGTCTTATTGAGTTCATAACCAGTACACACTGGAATCCTACAAATAAAGCCAATCCGGAATATGGTGCATTACCGTTTATTTTCGGTTCATTTGCTGTAACGCTCCTATCAGCGCTGGTTGCAGCACCATTAGGGATTGGCGGCGCGATATTCATGACCGAGATTGCACCTTCATGGGGAAGAAAAATATTACAGCCAGTCATAGAATTATTAGTTGGAATTCCATCTGTTGTTTATGGATTCATCGGGCTTACAGTATTAGTTCCATTTATTAGGGAACATGTGGGTGGACTAGGTTTTAGTTTGCTTTCCGGAACGATTGTGCTTTCCATCATGATTTTACCAACGATCACCACCATTGCAACAGATGCGATGAGCTCGCTGCCAAAAAGTTTAAGAGAGGGTTCTTACGCTCTTGGCGCGACCCGTTGGCAAACCATTCGTAAAGTGCTGATTCCCGCTGCACTTCCGTCACTAATGACGGCAATTGTTTTGGGGATGTCTCGAGCATTTGGTGAAGCATTAGCCGTTCAAATGGTCATCGGAAATGTTAGAAATTTACCATCAAGTATTTTGGATGCTTCAGCCACTTTAACGACAATTATTACGTTAAATATGGGTCATACGACATACGGAAGTGTGGAAAATAATACACTTTGGTCGATGGGATTCATTTTATTAGTTATGTCGTTTGCCTTTATATTACTCATCCGCTATCTTTCATCAAGGAGGAAGCTGTAA
- the phoU gene encoding phosphate signaling complex protein PhoU — MSARTNFDQNLKELKEMLLMMAHKSEWQIKEAMIALINQDMDKAKRVIDGDNEIDDLDDEINHKALLLIARESPVASDLRRISVALKVSSEVERLADSAVNIAKSTIHIGNKEYFKEMIDIPKMMKMALEMVSESFTAYYSEDIELAKKCAKKDDEVDKMFGDLVHELLNYIPQNPNSTNQIIQLAFVCRFIERIADHSTNIAENVIYQVTGKRVNLNA, encoded by the coding sequence ATGAGTGCAAGAACGAATTTTGATCAAAATTTAAAAGAGTTAAAAGAAATGCTTTTAATGATGGCCCATAAATCGGAATGGCAAATTAAAGAAGCGATGATTGCCCTTATAAATCAAGATATGGATAAAGCGAAGAGGGTAATAGACGGTGATAATGAAATCGATGATTTGGATGATGAAATAAACCATAAAGCCCTATTATTAATTGCTAGGGAATCACCTGTAGCATCAGATCTTCGACGAATCAGTGTGGCCTTAAAAGTTTCATCCGAAGTGGAGCGGTTGGCAGACAGTGCCGTAAATATTGCCAAATCTACCATCCATATCGGCAATAAAGAATATTTTAAAGAAATGATTGATATACCCAAAATGATGAAGATGGCTTTGGAAATGGTTTCTGAATCTTTTACTGCCTATTATTCCGAAGATATTGAACTGGCTAAAAAATGCGCGAAGAAAGATGATGAAGTGGACAAAATGTTTGGAGACTTGGTACATGAACTATTGAACTATATTCCACAGAATCCGAACTCGACAAACCAAATCATCCAATTAGCATTTGTGTGTAGATTTATTGAAAGAATTGCTGACCATTCAACGAACATTGCGGAAAATGTAATTTATCAGGTAACGGGAAAGCGGGTTAATTTAAACGCATAA
- a CDS encoding superoxide dismutase: MAFELPNLPYAEDALEPHIDKETMNIHHTRHHNTYVTNLNNALAGNEELLSKSVEEVIANLDAVPEAARTAVRNNGGGHANHSLFWQILSPNGGGAPAGELADAINNKFGSFESFKEEFAKAATTRFGSGWAWLSVNNGELEVSSTPNQDSPLMEGKTPILGLDVWEHAYYLKFQNKRPDYIGAFWNVVNWDEVSKRYSAAK; the protein is encoded by the coding sequence ATGGCATTTGAATTACCGAATTTACCTTACGCAGAAGATGCACTTGAACCGCACATTGACAAAGAAACGATGAATATTCACCACACTAGACATCACAACACATATGTGACAAATTTAAACAATGCATTAGCTGGTAACGAAGAATTACTTTCAAAATCAGTTGAAGAAGTAATTGCTAATTTGGATGCGGTTCCAGAAGCTGCACGTACTGCAGTACGTAACAATGGCGGCGGACACGCTAACCATTCTTTATTCTGGCAAATCCTTTCTCCAAATGGCGGCGGCGCACCTGCTGGTGAATTAGCAGATGCTATCAACAATAAATTTGGCAGCTTCGAGAGCTTTAAAGAAGAGTTTGCCAAAGCTGCTACAACTCGCTTCGGCTCTGGCTGGGCTTGGTTATCTGTAAATAATGGCGAATTAGAAGTATCAAGCACTCCTAATCAAGACTCTCCATTAATGGAAGGGAAGACTCCGATCCTTGGCCTTGATGTTTGGGAACATGCGTATTACTTGAAATTCCAAAACAAACGCCCTGACTATATCGGTGCATTCTGGAATGTAGTTAACTGGGATGAAGTTTCAAAACGATACAGTGCAGCAAAATAA
- a CDS encoding peptidoglycan D,D-transpeptidase FtsI family protein, with protein MVFFVVFVLFSILILRLGELQIVFGDDFKREIEQKEIVPINSSVPRGKIYDTNGKLVVGNKPLKAITYTRSSTVTTSEMLNIAKRLAALISKDTEEDFKSITKRDRQDFWIMKHPKLANAKVTDEDKARLQKKELDKKEYDKEIYDLTRERITEEELNSFSNQELEVLAIFREMSSGTALSPHIIKNKDVTDEEYAIVSENLDSLPGVDTTTDWDRDFLYKTEDGNGPLSSILGKVTSAKEGLPKDSLDSLLARGYSRNDRVGKSYLEQQYEDVLQGQKESVKNITDKSGNVLESQVYKEGKSGKDLLLSVDIDLQEKVDEIIQDKLGQARAGQPYMDRAMVTVMNPKTGEILAMSGKQYAIDSETKKTEVRDFALGNMTTSYSMGSVVKGATVLTGYQTGAISPGDSLNDRPLKFKGTQVKKSWNTVGFGQINDLYALMRSSNVYMFLTAMKVGGQQTYVPNGPLTINKVSAINTFRNNFAQFGLGVRTGIDLPGEQTGYGAGQIPPDAGKVLDFAIGQYDTYTTLQLVQYISTIANGGLRIQPHLVKEIREPNSNSDELGPIIQEIRPTVLNKVDMKESWINHVKDGLRLVVNDPQGTGYGSIKNKQYKIAGKTGTAQALYDGPLGGHPMLWNVTFAGYAPYDNPEIAISVVVPWSTTDQTHVNLSIADEVFKAYFDLKASRDANNTNTTQNSQQPEQ; from the coding sequence ATGGTGTTTTTTGTTGTATTTGTGCTTTTTTCCATCCTGATCCTTCGCCTTGGTGAATTACAAATTGTTTTTGGAGATGATTTTAAGCGGGAAATTGAACAAAAGGAGATTGTTCCTATAAATTCTTCTGTGCCGCGCGGGAAAATATATGATACTAATGGGAAGTTAGTAGTTGGAAATAAACCGTTAAAAGCAATTACTTATACACGATCAAGTACAGTTACGACGAGCGAAATGCTAAATATCGCTAAAAGGTTAGCTGCGCTTATTAGTAAAGATACTGAGGAAGATTTCAAATCAATTACCAAGAGGGATCGTCAAGATTTCTGGATCATGAAACATCCTAAATTAGCTAATGCAAAAGTAACAGATGAAGATAAGGCAAGGCTGCAGAAAAAAGAGTTAGATAAAAAGGAATATGATAAAGAAATTTATGACCTAACAAGGGAAAGAATTACGGAAGAAGAACTAAATTCTTTTTCCAATCAAGAGCTAGAAGTATTGGCTATTTTTCGGGAAATGTCCAGTGGAACGGCATTATCACCACATATTATAAAAAATAAAGATGTCACTGATGAAGAATATGCAATTGTAAGTGAAAACCTTGATTCTTTACCAGGAGTAGATACGACAACGGATTGGGACAGGGACTTTTTATACAAAACGGAAGATGGGAATGGGCCTTTAAGCTCCATTTTGGGGAAGGTGACCAGTGCAAAAGAAGGCTTGCCAAAAGATAGTCTGGATTCCTTGCTTGCCAGGGGATATAGTCGTAATGACCGGGTAGGAAAGAGTTATCTTGAGCAGCAGTATGAAGATGTACTGCAAGGTCAAAAAGAATCGGTAAAAAATATAACAGATAAATCAGGAAATGTATTGGAATCACAGGTATATAAAGAGGGGAAAAGCGGGAAAGATTTATTATTATCGGTTGATATCGACCTTCAAGAAAAGGTTGATGAAATTATTCAAGATAAGCTTGGACAAGCGAGAGCAGGCCAACCATATATGGATAGGGCAATGGTCACCGTCATGAACCCGAAAACCGGGGAAATTCTTGCTATGTCAGGTAAACAATATGCAATTGATAGTGAAACGAAGAAAACAGAAGTGAGAGATTTTGCGTTAGGGAATATGACCACTTCTTATTCGATGGGTTCGGTTGTAAAGGGAGCAACGGTACTAACTGGATATCAAACTGGAGCAATTTCGCCGGGGGATAGCCTTAATGACCGACCGTTGAAATTTAAGGGTACTCAAGTAAAAAAATCTTGGAATACAGTTGGGTTTGGTCAAATCAATGATTTATATGCCTTAATGAGATCATCAAACGTGTATATGTTCTTAACTGCAATGAAAGTTGGCGGGCAACAAACGTATGTGCCGAATGGACCGTTAACAATAAACAAAGTTTCTGCCATAAATACATTTAGAAATAATTTTGCTCAATTTGGCTTAGGGGTTCGAACAGGCATTGATCTTCCAGGTGAACAAACTGGCTATGGTGCTGGTCAAATACCACCTGATGCCGGTAAAGTGTTGGACTTTGCAATTGGACAATATGACACATATACCACCTTACAGCTTGTTCAGTATATTTCAACCATCGCAAATGGCGGTCTTAGGATCCAACCGCACTTGGTTAAAGAAATTCGGGAGCCGAATAGTAATTCTGATGAACTTGGCCCGATTATTCAAGAAATAAGACCAACAGTATTGAATAAAGTGGATATGAAAGAATCTTGGATTAACCATGTAAAGGATGGATTAAGGCTTGTCGTCAATGATCCGCAAGGAACTGGGTATGGCTCAATTAAAAATAAGCAATACAAAATTGCCGGAAAAACCGGAACAGCGCAAGCATTATATGATGGACCTTTAGGTGGTCATCCCATGTTATGGAATGTAACATTTGCAGGTTATGCACCTTATGATAACCCTGAAATTGCAATTTCTGTTGTTGTACCTTGGTCAACGACGGACCAAACACATGTTAACCTGTCTATTGCTGATGAAGTATTTAAAGCCTATTTTGATTTAAAAGCATCGAGGGATGCAAATAATACTAACACCACTCAAAATAGCCAGCAGCCCGAACAATAA
- the pstB gene encoding phosphate ABC transporter ATP-binding protein PstB yields MEKETTEQTMQSTVQLHMDHILKVNNLEIFYGEKRAVNGISMDIEKNSVTALIGPSGCGKSTFLRSVNRMNDLIPGASAQGEILYEDINILSKKINVVALRKEIGMVFQKPNPFPKSIYENITHALKFNGIKKKNQLDEIVEESLQKAALWDEVKHRLHKSALSLSGGQQQRLCIARTIAMKPTVILLDEPSSALDPISNAKVEDLIVDLKKDYSIIIVTHNMQQASRISDKTAFFLSGDLVEYDATEKIFTNPSVKKTEEYISGRFG; encoded by the coding sequence ATGGAAAAAGAAACGACAGAACAAACGATGCAATCAACCGTCCAGTTGCATATGGACCATATATTAAAAGTGAATAATTTGGAAATTTTCTATGGTGAAAAACGTGCAGTAAACGGCATTTCCATGGATATTGAAAAAAATTCGGTAACAGCTTTGATTGGACCATCAGGCTGTGGAAAGTCGACGTTTTTAAGAAGCGTCAATCGGATGAATGACCTAATTCCCGGTGCAAGTGCGCAAGGTGAAATCCTTTATGAGGATATCAATATTTTATCTAAAAAAATTAATGTGGTCGCATTACGAAAAGAAATTGGCATGGTTTTTCAAAAGCCAAATCCATTCCCAAAATCAATCTATGAAAATATTACACATGCCCTGAAGTTCAATGGTATTAAAAAGAAAAATCAGCTTGATGAGATTGTTGAGGAAAGCCTGCAAAAGGCGGCATTATGGGACGAAGTAAAACACAGGCTCCATAAATCCGCTCTATCACTTTCGGGCGGGCAGCAGCAGCGTCTTTGTATTGCCAGGACGATTGCCATGAAACCGACGGTGATACTCCTCGATGAACCATCTTCGGCACTGGATCCTATCTCAAATGCTAAGGTAGAAGATTTGATTGTTGACTTGAAAAAGGATTATTCGATTATCATTGTCACCCATAATATGCAGCAAGCTTCCCGTATTTCCGATAAAACTGCCTTCTTTTTAAGCGGCGATTTAGTTGAATATGATGCTACTGAAAAAATCTTCACCAATCCTTCTGTCAAGAAGACGGAAGAATATATCTCGGGAAGATTTGGATAA
- the pstB gene encoding phosphate ABC transporter ATP-binding protein PstB, giving the protein MAISTLTREIFDVKDLNLWYGDHHALKGINFPINKKEVTAIIGPSGCGKSTFIKTLNMMINMIPNVKMTGEINLNGRNIVDEKNDLVELRKHVGMVFQKGNPFPQSIYDNVAYGPRVHGIKKKKHLDELVIKSLMDVALWEEVKDRLTAPALGLSGGQQQRLCIARALATKPDVLLMDEPTSALDPISTLKMEELILELKEKYTIVIVTHNMQQASRVSDKTAFFLMGELIELDSTSTIFSNPKDSRTEGYITGRFG; this is encoded by the coding sequence ATGGCTATTTCAACATTGACCAGAGAAATATTTGATGTGAAGGACTTAAATTTATGGTATGGAGATCATCATGCACTTAAGGGAATCAACTTTCCGATTAACAAAAAAGAAGTAACGGCGATAATTGGACCATCAGGATGCGGAAAATCCACTTTTATTAAGACGCTCAACATGATGATCAATATGATTCCTAATGTTAAAATGACCGGGGAAATCAATTTAAACGGAAGAAATATAGTAGACGAGAAAAACGATCTGGTTGAACTTCGTAAACATGTGGGTATGGTTTTTCAAAAGGGAAATCCTTTTCCGCAATCTATATATGACAATGTCGCTTACGGGCCAAGAGTCCACGGAATTAAGAAGAAGAAGCACCTTGATGAGCTTGTCATCAAATCACTAATGGATGTGGCTTTATGGGAGGAAGTTAAGGATCGTCTGACTGCACCTGCTCTAGGTTTATCTGGTGGACAACAGCAAAGGCTGTGTATCGCGAGAGCCCTTGCGACAAAACCGGATGTTTTGTTAATGGATGAGCCAACCTCTGCCTTGGACCCAATTTCCACCCTGAAAATGGAAGAATTAATTTTAGAATTAAAAGAGAAATATACCATTGTCATCGTCACCCATAACATGCAGCAAGCATCTAGGGTATCTGATAAAACTGCCTTCTTTTTAATGGGGGAATTAATCGAACTAGATTCAACGTCTACTATTTTTTCAAATCCAAAGGATTCACGTACTGAAGGTTATATTACTGGAAGATTCGGATGA